The proteins below come from a single Sphingomonas carotinifaciens genomic window:
- the gspL gene encoding type II secretion system protein GspL, protein MSATNLVFLPPPGGALRWMRLEDGRVAGEGDGPPPGDAPAIAVAPAEAVTLHWAELPARSSAQAAAAARIMAAEASAAPMSELHVAVGGEEAEDGGRAIGVVNAGAMAGWLSMLAEAGIDPVALVPAPLLLPRPDSGYALGSVGWQAVVRGRHAGFADDAALTPLVTGGALPEPVPEPELVAAMAAAVAAVPLDLRQGVFARRRRRAIDWRLIRRLALMGLAILALTLAIDLVRIARYSFAADAAEARADALARTVLPRGETVTDADRQLAERLAGVRGPGLGFSRSAAAVFAVVRAVPGTEITALDFQPSGDMRLGIAVEREALATDLKRAIEAAGFDVQAGTFTAAGGRITGEFTVRVR, encoded by the coding sequence ATGAGCGCGACCAATCTTGTGTTTCTGCCGCCGCCGGGGGGCGCGCTGCGCTGGATGCGGCTGGAGGATGGCCGCGTCGCGGGAGAGGGCGACGGGCCGCCGCCGGGCGATGCGCCGGCGATCGCGGTGGCGCCGGCGGAGGCGGTGACGCTGCACTGGGCGGAGCTGCCCGCCCGGTCGAGCGCCCAGGCGGCGGCGGCGGCGCGGATCATGGCGGCGGAGGCGAGCGCCGCGCCGATGAGCGAGCTGCACGTCGCGGTGGGCGGGGAAGAGGCAGAGGACGGCGGTCGCGCGATCGGTGTGGTCAATGCCGGCGCGATGGCCGGATGGCTGTCGATGCTGGCGGAGGCCGGGATCGATCCGGTCGCGCTGGTGCCGGCGCCGCTGCTGCTGCCGCGCCCCGACAGCGGCTATGCGCTCGGGTCCGTGGGCTGGCAGGCGGTGGTGCGCGGGCGCCATGCGGGCTTTGCCGACGATGCGGCGCTGACTCCGCTGGTGACTGGCGGCGCGCTGCCCGAGCCGGTGCCCGAGCCCGAGCTGGTCGCGGCGATGGCGGCGGCGGTGGCGGCGGTGCCGCTGGACCTGCGGCAAGGGGTGTTCGCACGACGGCGGCGGCGCGCGATCGACTGGCGGTTGATCCGGCGGCTGGCGCTGATGGGGCTGGCGATACTGGCGCTGACGCTGGCGATCGATCTGGTGCGGATCGCGCGCTACAGCTTTGCCGCCGATGCCGCCGAGGCGCGCGCGGATGCGCTGGCCCGCACCGTGCTGCCGCGGGGCGAGACGGTGACTGATGCCGACCGGCAGCTGGCGGAGCGGCTGGCAGGTGTGCGCGGCCCTGGTCTTGGCTTCAGCCGCAGCGCGGCGGCGGTGTTCGCGGTGGTGCGCGCGGTGCCGGGTACCGAGATCACCGCGCTGGACTTCCAGCCATCGGGCGACATGCGGCTGGGCATCGCGGTTGAGCGCGAGGCGCTGGCCACCGACCTGAAGCGGGCGATCGAGGCGGCCGGGTTTGACGTGCAGGCCGGCACCTTCACCGCGGCCGGCGGGCGGATCACGGGAGAATTCACGGTGAGGGTGCGATGA
- a CDS encoding GspH/FimT family pseudopilin, which translates to MPISATGSKTAGRRREAGFTLVELMVVVTIIGLASAAVVWAMPDRRGRLVDEATRFAVRVRAAQDSAVVNAAPVSLWVTRGGYGFDRRVSGGWVPVADKPLRVERWAEGTRPEIADTSGRLRVTFDVTGLADRPADLKLARDRVETVVRIGADGSVRVDG; encoded by the coding sequence ATGCCGATATCGGCAACTGGCAGTAAGACGGCCGGGCGCCGCCGCGAGGCGGGGTTCACGCTGGTCGAACTGATGGTCGTGGTGACGATCATCGGGTTGGCGTCGGCCGCCGTGGTGTGGGCGATGCCCGACCGGCGCGGACGGCTGGTGGACGAGGCGACGCGCTTTGCGGTGCGGGTGCGTGCGGCGCAGGACAGCGCGGTGGTGAACGCCGCGCCGGTCAGCCTGTGGGTGACGCGCGGCGGCTATGGCTTCGACCGGCGGGTGTCGGGCGGCTGGGTACCGGTGGCGGACAAGCCGCTGCGCGTCGAGCGCTGGGCGGAGGGCACGCGGCCCGAGATCGCGGACACCAGTGGGCGGCTGCGCGTGACGTTCGACGTGACCGGGCTGGCGGATCGCCCCGCCGACCTGAAGCTGGCGCGTGACCGGGTGGAGACGGTGGTGCGGATCGGCGCGGACGGCAGCGTGCGCGTCGATGGGTAA
- the gspK gene encoding type II secretion system minor pseudopilin GspK yields MRPQGRWPVREGERGAALLTVLILVAVIAVLAATALEKLRLSTRLGGNALAVEQARAFAQAGEALALVRIGGLLQRSPDRVSLLGDWSDRPFGLPLPGGGSAVARVTDGGNCFNLNSLVRSLPDAPGVYASDPQRQAEFMRLMGYVGVPAQVAAQVAAGASDWIDTDQDQQSGGGEDPLYLSRETPYRTPGTLMADVSELRAVNGVTAEVYETLRPWLCTLPTNEPSAINVNTLLPEQAPILAMLFQAGANPETIRQQLLRRPPQGFAEASAAWQGVGGEPTSQPGVKTQWFALRIDVTLGTTQIEERGLVDARTLPVRLTHRQWGEDL; encoded by the coding sequence ATGCGCCCGCAAGGCAGGTGGCCGGTGCGTGAGGGCGAGCGCGGGGCGGCGCTGCTGACCGTGCTGATCCTGGTGGCGGTGATCGCGGTCTTGGCCGCGACGGCGCTGGAGAAGCTGCGCCTGTCGACACGGCTGGGCGGCAATGCGCTGGCGGTGGAGCAGGCGCGCGCGTTCGCGCAAGCGGGCGAGGCGCTGGCGCTGGTGCGGATCGGCGGGCTGTTGCAGCGCAGCCCGGACCGGGTGTCGCTGCTGGGCGACTGGAGCGACCGGCCGTTTGGCCTGCCGCTGCCCGGCGGCGGCAGCGCGGTGGCGCGGGTGACGGACGGGGGCAACTGCTTCAACCTGAACAGCCTGGTGCGCAGCCTGCCCGATGCGCCGGGCGTCTATGCCAGCGATCCGCAGCGCCAGGCCGAGTTCATGCGGCTGATGGGCTATGTCGGGGTGCCGGCACAGGTGGCCGCACAGGTGGCGGCGGGGGCATCGGACTGGATCGACACCGACCAGGACCAGCAATCCGGCGGCGGCGAGGACCCGCTCTATCTGTCGCGCGAAACGCCGTACCGGACGCCCGGCACGCTGATGGCGGACGTGAGCGAGCTGCGCGCGGTGAACGGGGTGACGGCGGAGGTGTACGAGACGCTGCGCCCCTGGCTGTGCACGCTGCCGACGAACGAGCCGAGCGCGATCAACGTCAACACGCTGCTGCCCGAACAGGCGCCGATCCTCGCGATGCTGTTCCAGGCGGGGGCGAACCCGGAGACGATCCGGCAGCAATTGCTGCGCCGGCCACCGCAAGGCTTTGCCGAGGCGAGCGCGGCGTGGCAGGGCGTGGGTGGTGAGCCGACGAGCCAACCGGGGGTGAAGACGCAGTGGTTCGCCCTGCGCATCGACGTGACGCTGGGGACGACGCAGATCGAGGAACGCGGGCTGGTCGATGCCCGCACGCTTCCCGTCCGCCTGACCCATCGGCAATGGGGGGAAGATCTATGA
- the gspI gene encoding type II secretion system minor pseudopilin GspI produces the protein MGNSRGFTLIEIMVALAVFSLAAMALVRLEGATIRGAGTLSETMVAQMVARNVAIEAVTEPEAPTLGRSDGAEPNGGQACRWTRVVSPTGDQRVVRIDVSVFGRGGNTLGQVTMIRPATLPPPVLVAPNPDPGGGSDRNRPNRSPGLR, from the coding sequence ATGGGTAACAGTCGCGGCTTTACCCTGATCGAGATCATGGTCGCACTGGCGGTGTTCAGCCTGGCGGCGATGGCGCTGGTGCGGCTGGAGGGCGCGACGATCCGCGGCGCGGGCACGCTGAGCGAGACGATGGTGGCGCAGATGGTAGCGCGCAACGTCGCGATCGAGGCGGTGACCGAGCCGGAGGCGCCGACGCTGGGGCGCAGCGACGGGGCCGAGCCCAATGGCGGGCAGGCGTGCCGCTGGACACGGGTGGTGAGCCCGACCGGCGACCAGCGCGTGGTGCGCATCGACGTGTCGGTGTTCGGCCGCGGCGGCAACACGCTGGGGCAGGTGACGATGATCCGGCCGGCGACGCTGCCGCCGCCGGTGCTGGTCGCGCCGAACCCCGATCCAGGTGGCGGCAGCGACCGGAACCGGCCGAACCGGTCACCGGGCCTGCGATGA
- the ccmC gene encoding heme ABC transporter permease CcmC, giving the protein MPSLHALANPARFLKIARPLTGVFFWLGVLLIAVGVWAGLTQTPPDYLQGETVRIMYIHVPAAWLGMGGWSSLAIASIAYLVWRHPLAQVAARAIAVPGAAFAAICLVTGAIWGRPTWGTWWQWDGRLTSMLLLFFVYLGYIALARADAEQGGDGRIPALYGVAGSVLLPIIRYSVVWWNTLHQGPSIGLTKSTIDGTILWPLPITMAGFTFLFGGIVLMRMRMMLARTKAEARARRMAAA; this is encoded by the coding sequence GTGCCGAGCCTTCATGCCCTTGCCAATCCTGCCCGGTTTCTGAAGATCGCCCGTCCGCTGACGGGGGTGTTCTTCTGGCTGGGCGTGCTGCTGATCGCGGTGGGGGTGTGGGCAGGGCTGACGCAGACGCCGCCCGATTACCTGCAGGGTGAGACGGTGCGCATCATGTATATTCATGTGCCGGCCGCCTGGCTGGGCATGGGCGGGTGGAGCAGCCTGGCGATCGCCAGCATCGCCTATCTGGTGTGGCGCCATCCGCTGGCGCAGGTAGCGGCACGCGCGATCGCGGTGCCGGGCGCCGCCTTTGCCGCGATCTGCCTCGTCACCGGGGCGATCTGGGGGCGGCCGACCTGGGGGACGTGGTGGCAATGGGACGGGCGGCTGACCTCGATGCTGCTGCTGTTCTTCGTTTATCTCGGCTATATCGCGCTGGCGCGGGCCGATGCGGAACAGGGCGGCGACGGCCGCATCCCGGCGCTTTACGGCGTGGCGGGCAGCGTGCTGCTGCCGATCATCCGCTATTCGGTGGTGTGGTGGAACACGTTGCACCAGGGCCCCTCGATCGGGCTGACCAAGTCGACGATCGACGGCACGATCCTGTGGCCGCTGCCGATCACCATGGCCGGTTTCACCTTTCTGTTCGGCGGCATCGTGCTCATGCGGATGCGGATGATGCTGGCGCGCACCAAGGCCGAGGCGCGGGCGCGGCGGATGGCGGCGGCATGA
- a CDS encoding Glu/Leu/Phe/Val family dehydrogenase — MADWGFPDFDGHEGVHLFSDPASGLQAVIAVHSTHLGPAAGGARFWHYATPDRAITDALRLSRGMSYKNAMAGLTLGGGKGVVLAANPGDTITTAQLEAFGRAVESLGGRYVTAEDVGMSEERMKVIAGQTRYVSGLPVASGAAGGDPGPYTAHGVYLGVKAAAKRGLGTDDVKGVRVAIQGVGSVGGGLARLLARDGAILTLADVNEGRAQALAGELGAGVVAAEQILFEDADIVSPNALGAVLHEGSIPQLKAKIVAGGANNQLATRADGRRVHEAGILYAPDYVINAGGIINVGLEYLGQGDEAEVMARIAKIPERLEQVWSESAANGHPASDVADEIAQRLIGR; from the coding sequence ATGGCGGACTGGGGCTTCCCTGATTTCGACGGGCACGAGGGCGTTCATCTGTTCAGCGATCCCGCATCGGGGTTGCAGGCGGTGATCGCGGTCCATTCGACGCATCTGGGCCCCGCCGCGGGCGGCGCACGCTTCTGGCACTATGCCACGCCCGATCGCGCGATCACCGATGCGCTGCGCCTGTCGCGCGGCATGAGCTACAAGAACGCGATGGCCGGGCTGACGCTGGGCGGCGGCAAGGGCGTGGTGCTGGCGGCGAATCCCGGCGACACGATCACCACCGCGCAACTGGAAGCCTTTGGCCGCGCGGTCGAATCGCTCGGCGGCCGCTATGTCACCGCCGAGGATGTCGGCATGTCCGAGGAGCGGATGAAGGTGATCGCCGGCCAGACCCGCTATGTGTCGGGCCTGCCGGTCGCATCGGGCGCCGCGGGCGGCGATCCGGGACCCTATACAGCGCACGGCGTGTATCTGGGCGTAAAGGCCGCCGCCAAGCGCGGCCTTGGCACCGACGACGTGAAGGGCGTGCGCGTCGCGATCCAGGGCGTCGGCTCGGTCGGGGGCGGGCTGGCCCGGCTGCTGGCCAGGGACGGCGCGATCCTGACGCTGGCCGATGTCAACGAGGGCCGGGCGCAGGCGCTGGCGGGTGAGCTGGGCGCGGGCGTCGTGGCGGCCGAGCAGATCCTGTTCGAGGACGCCGACATCGTCAGCCCCAATGCGCTGGGTGCCGTGCTGCACGAGGGATCGATCCCGCAGTTGAAGGCGAAGATCGTCGCGGGCGGCGCGAACAACCAGCTGGCGACGCGCGCCGACGGGCGCCGCGTGCACGAGGCGGGCATCCTGTACGCACCCGATTACGTCATCAATGCCGGCGGCATCATCAATGTCGGGCTGGAATATCTGGGCCAGGGCGACGAGGCCGAGGTGATGGCGCGTATCGCGAAGATCCCGGAGCGGCTGGAGCAGGTGTGGAGCGAGAGCGCCGCCAACGGCCATCCGGCGTCGGATGTGGCCGACGAGATCGCGCAGCGGTTGATCGGGCGGTAG
- the gspG gene encoding type II secretion system major pseudopilin GspG, giving the protein MRIEMNKALRLAKARRRRNEDGFTLVELMVVIVIIGLLATIVALNVLPSGDTARIEKAKADIAQIEGGLELYKLQNLTYPTTSQGLQALVTMPAGLSDPSRYQRGGYLKKLPDDPWGRPYLYASPGQHGEADIWTYGADGKEGGEGINADIGNWQ; this is encoded by the coding sequence ATGCGTATCGAGATGAACAAGGCGCTTCGCCTAGCTAAAGCGCGCCGCCGTCGTAATGAGGATGGCTTCACGCTGGTGGAGCTGATGGTGGTGATCGTCATCATCGGCCTGCTGGCGACGATCGTCGCGCTGAACGTGCTGCCCTCCGGCGACACCGCGCGGATCGAAAAGGCCAAGGCCGATATCGCGCAGATCGAGGGCGGGCTGGAACTCTACAAATTGCAGAACCTGACCTATCCGACGACGAGCCAGGGCTTGCAGGCGCTGGTGACGATGCCCGCCGGGCTTTCCGATCCTTCGCGTTATCAGCGGGGTGGCTATCTGAAGAAGCTGCCCGACGATCCGTGGGGCCGGCCGTATCTCTACGCCTCGCCCGGCCAGCATGGCGAGGCGGATATCTGGACCTACGGCGCCGACGGCAAGGAAGGCGGCGAGGGGATCAATGCCGATATCGGCAACTGGCAGTAA
- the ccmE gene encoding cytochrome c maturation protein CcmE, whose product MTAKHQRLGLALLAVAAIVAAALLALSALKDQAAFFYAPSDVAKQGLPLGRAVRLGGMVAAGSVQRAADGVTVHFAVTDGVATTPVVYAGIVPDLFRERSGVVAEGQFRPDGGFVATNLLAKHDEKYMPPEMAGKMHETKTLKP is encoded by the coding sequence ATGACCGCAAAGCATCAACGTCTCGGGCTGGCGCTGCTGGCGGTGGCGGCGATCGTCGCGGCCGCGTTGCTGGCGCTGTCCGCGCTGAAGGATCAGGCGGCGTTCTTCTATGCCCCGTCCGATGTCGCCAAACAGGGCCTGCCGCTGGGGCGTGCGGTGCGGCTGGGGGGCATGGTGGCGGCGGGATCGGTGCAGCGCGCCGCCGACGGGGTGACGGTGCATTTCGCCGTGACCGACGGCGTCGCCACCACGCCCGTCGTCTATGCGGGCATCGTACCCGACCTGTTTCGCGAGCGATCGGGGGTGGTGGCGGAAGGCCAGTTCCGGCCCGATGGCGGCTTTGTCGCGACCAACCTCCTGGCCAAGCATGATGAAAAATACATGCCGCCGGAAATGGCGGGCAAGATGCACGAAACGAAGACCCTGAAGCCGTGA
- a CDS encoding heme lyase CcmF/NrfE family subunit, with amino-acid sequence MIAEAGLAALWFAAALAGLQILLAVLGVRRGDAIGDQARDGIRAVAIVQGALALLAMALLIALFLRSDMSVRLVAENSHSAKPWLYKFAGAWGNHEGSMLLWVTILGVAGAAVARFERVLDGRTLVATLGAQAGIALGFYAFLLFSSNPFDRIPAAIDGMGLNPLLQDPGLAFHPPTLYAGYVGLSVAFSFAVGALVTRDVGPAFARAMRPWVLGAWVFLTLGITAGSYWAYYELGWGGWWFWDPVENASLMPWLAATALLHSVNVLAARDGLRAWTVMLAVVAFSMSMLGTFLVRSGILTSVHAFAVDPKRGAFILALLALYIGGALALFAGRIGTVKAGTVFAPVSREGGLVVNNLLLSVILGVVLIGTLYPIVAAAFGVQLSVGPPFFNKAAGPIALAMVVVMAVGPLLRWRRDDGRALPRRMAVPAGVAAAVLVALLVLAPIGVLPLLGLALAAGLAVASVMPLGGRNLRRTPLPIWGMVVAHLGLAVSLAGMACDSAFTAERLAAVRPGETVTVGPWRVTLDGIAPVVGENWSALQARLTARTGNSVRVLRPQSRFFATPPTVTSESAILTRWNGQLYTVLGQPDGSGRWQVRLWWKPFVTLIWAGGGMIALGGLLALVGRWWRTRRQRRAWN; translated from the coding sequence GTGATCGCAGAGGCCGGGCTTGCCGCCTTGTGGTTCGCCGCGGCGCTGGCGGGATTGCAGATCCTGCTGGCGGTGCTGGGCGTGCGGCGCGGTGACGCCATTGGCGATCAGGCGCGCGACGGCATCCGCGCGGTCGCGATCGTGCAGGGTGCGCTGGCGTTGCTGGCGATGGCGCTGCTGATCGCGCTGTTCCTGCGATCGGACATGTCGGTGCGGCTGGTGGCGGAGAACAGCCATTCGGCCAAGCCGTGGCTGTACAAATTCGCCGGTGCCTGGGGCAATCACGAAGGATCGATGCTGCTCTGGGTGACGATCCTGGGCGTGGCGGGGGCCGCCGTCGCCCGGTTCGAGCGCGTGCTGGACGGGCGAACGCTGGTGGCGACGCTGGGCGCGCAGGCCGGCATCGCGCTCGGCTTCTATGCCTTTTTGCTGTTCTCCTCCAATCCGTTCGACCGGATACCCGCGGCGATCGACGGCATGGGGCTGAACCCGCTGTTGCAGGACCCCGGCCTCGCCTTTCACCCGCCGACGCTGTACGCGGGCTATGTCGGGTTGTCGGTGGCGTTTTCCTTTGCGGTGGGGGCGCTGGTCACGCGCGACGTGGGGCCGGCGTTCGCGCGGGCGATGCGCCCCTGGGTACTGGGCGCCTGGGTGTTCCTGACGTTGGGGATCACCGCGGGATCCTATTGGGCCTATTACGAACTGGGCTGGGGCGGCTGGTGGTTCTGGGACCCGGTGGAGAATGCCTCGCTGATGCCGTGGCTGGCGGCGACCGCGCTGCTCCATTCGGTGAACGTGCTGGCGGCGCGCGACGGCCTCCGGGCATGGACGGTGATGCTGGCGGTGGTCGCCTTCTCGATGTCGATGCTCGGCACGTTCCTGGTGCGCTCGGGCATCCTGACCAGCGTCCATGCCTTTGCCGTCGATCCCAAGCGGGGCGCGTTCATCCTCGCGCTGCTCGCCCTCTATATCGGCGGGGCGCTGGCGCTGTTCGCAGGCCGCATCGGCACGGTGAAGGCGGGAACGGTGTTCGCGCCGGTCAGCCGCGAGGGCGGGCTGGTGGTCAACAACCTGTTGCTGTCGGTGATCCTGGGCGTGGTGCTGATCGGGACGCTGTACCCGATCGTGGCGGCCGCGTTCGGGGTGCAACTGTCGGTGGGGCCGCCCTTTTTCAACAAGGCGGCCGGGCCGATCGCCTTGGCGATGGTGGTGGTGATGGCGGTGGGGCCGCTGCTGCGCTGGCGGCGGGACGACGGCCGCGCGCTGCCGCGGCGGATGGCGGTGCCGGCGGGGGTCGCTGCGGCGGTGCTGGTCGCGCTGCTGGTGCTGGCGCCGATCGGGGTGCTGCCGCTGCTCGGGCTGGCGCTGGCCGCCGGGCTGGCGGTGGCGAGCGTCATGCCGCTGGGCGGGCGCAACCTGCGCCGGACGCCGCTGCCGATCTGGGGCATGGTGGTCGCGCATCTGGGGCTGGCGGTGAGCCTGGCGGGCATGGCGTGCGACAGCGCATTCACCGCCGAGCGGCTGGCGGCGGTGCGCCCCGGCGAGACGGTGACGGTGGGCCCGTGGCGCGTGACGCTGGACGGGATCGCGCCGGTCGTGGGCGAGAACTGGTCCGCCCTGCAGGCGCGGCTGACCGCGCGCACCGGGAATAGCGTGCGGGTGCTGCGCCCGCAGTCGCGCTTCTTCGCGACGCCGCCGACGGTGACCAGCGAAAGCGCGATCCTGACGCGGTGGAACGGGCAGCTTTATACCGTGCTGGGCCAGCCCGATGGATCGGGGCGCTGGCAGGTGCGACTGTGGTGGAAGCCGTTCGTGACGCTGATCTGGGCCGGCGGCGGGATGATCGCGCTGGGTGGGTTGCTGGCGCTGGTCGGGCGGTGGTGGCGGACGCGGCGGCAGCGGAGGGCGTGGAACTGA
- a CDS encoding type II secretion system protein N, which yields MRRIRLTTRPSVLFGAMLFLALIVLLPMRIVLGAAAAGEEGLSARRVSGSIWDARLREARFGDVVLGDVKARLSPFALLIGRARLVFSGPGGLAPPLEGAAEIGRHLVALDDVTARLPVAGVFNPLPVASLDLEGVSVRFRDETCESADGRVRAVMATEDGVLPLPPTLSGMARCDAGALLLPLTGTSGTEGVTLRIRPDGRYTADLTLAAGDAATIERLGRLGFAPGPGGYRLSVQGRF from the coding sequence ATGAGGCGCATTCGGTTGACGACGCGGCCGTCGGTCCTGTTCGGCGCGATGCTGTTCCTGGCGCTGATCGTGCTGTTGCCGATGCGCATCGTGCTGGGTGCGGCGGCGGCGGGCGAGGAAGGGCTGTCGGCGCGGCGTGTGTCGGGCAGCATCTGGGACGCACGGCTGCGCGAGGCGCGGTTCGGCGACGTGGTGCTGGGCGATGTGAAGGCGCGGCTGTCGCCCTTCGCGCTGCTGATCGGGCGGGCGCGGCTGGTCTTTTCCGGGCCGGGGGGGCTTGCGCCACCACTGGAGGGGGCCGCCGAGATCGGCCGGCATCTGGTGGCGCTGGACGATGTGACGGCGCGCCTGCCGGTGGCGGGGGTGTTCAATCCGCTGCCGGTGGCGAGCCTGGACCTGGAGGGCGTGAGCGTGCGCTTTCGCGACGAGACCTGCGAATCGGCGGACGGGCGCGTGCGGGCGGTGATGGCGACGGAGGACGGCGTGTTGCCGCTGCCGCCGACGCTGTCCGGCATGGCGCGGTGCGACGCAGGCGCGCTGCTCTTGCCGCTGACGGGCACGTCGGGAACCGAGGGGGTGACGCTGCGCATCCGGCCGGACGGGCGCTATACCGCGGACCTGACGCTGGCGGCGGGGGATGCGGCGACGATCGAGCGATTGGGGCGGCTGGGTTTCGCGCCCGGGCCGGGCGGGTACCGACTTTCGGTGCAGGGAAGATTCTGA
- the gspM gene encoding type II secretion system protein GspM has protein sequence MSALKTWFDGRSLREKRLLLVMAALMVVTILWAGIVRPVDDGLASARERHSAAVVRLGETQARVEALTAIRRPPPLTGSLADTVRAAADEAGFALQSLNEDGPGRVRAQIQSARAAALIPWLNRLERGGILVEQATLTDNGDRTVGVTLVLRSRAA, from the coding sequence ATGAGCGCGTTGAAGACGTGGTTCGACGGGCGGTCGCTGCGCGAGAAGCGGCTGCTGCTGGTGATGGCCGCGCTGATGGTGGTGACGATCCTGTGGGCCGGGATCGTGCGGCCGGTGGACGACGGGCTGGCGAGTGCGCGCGAGCGGCACAGCGCCGCGGTAGTGCGGCTGGGCGAGACGCAGGCCCGGGTCGAGGCGCTGACCGCCATCCGCCGGCCGCCGCCGCTGACCGGGTCGCTGGCCGACACAGTGCGCGCCGCCGCCGACGAGGCGGGCTTCGCGCTGCAATCGCTGAACGAGGACGGGCCCGGCCGGGTGCGTGCCCAGATCCAGTCGGCGCGGGCGGCGGCGCTGATCCCCTGGCTGAACCGGCTGGAGCGCGGCGGCATATTGGTGGAGCAGGCGACGTTGACCGACAATGGCGACCGCACGGTGGGCGTGACGCTGGTCCTGCGGAGCCGCGCGGCATGA
- the gspJ gene encoding type II secretion system minor pseudopilin GspJ, with protein MTVSPLPRREAGFTLVEVMVALLIFAMLASAAVAILALSVRTQASVGGRLDDVSALNRTLSILSADLGQAVARPARDEAGVLRPALVGEAAGMTLVRGGWTNLDAAPRASLQKVTYRVAGDALERVAYPMLDGAQPLPPTVLLPRVRALHLRYRFQGAWLDQWQGVQGAALPQAAEVTIERTDGTLYRQMFLVGTGYAPARQVAGA; from the coding sequence ATGACGGTCTCGCCCCTCCCGCGGCGCGAGGCCGGCTTTACGCTGGTCGAGGTGATGGTCGCGCTGCTGATCTTTGCGATGCTGGCGTCGGCGGCGGTGGCGATCCTGGCGCTGAGCGTGCGGACGCAGGCGAGCGTCGGCGGACGGCTGGACGATGTGTCCGCGCTTAACCGGACCTTGTCGATCCTGTCGGCCGATCTGGGGCAGGCGGTGGCGCGGCCGGCGCGGGACGAGGCGGGCGTGCTGCGCCCGGCACTGGTCGGCGAGGCGGCGGGGATGACGCTGGTGCGCGGGGGGTGGACCAATCTGGATGCCGCGCCGCGGGCGTCACTCCAGAAGGTGACGTACCGGGTGGCGGGCGATGCGCTGGAGCGGGTGGCGTATCCGATGCTGGACGGGGCGCAGCCGCTGCCGCCGACCGTCCTGTTGCCGCGGGTGCGCGCGCTGCATCTGCGCTACCGTTTCCAGGGGGCGTGGCTGGATCAGTGGCAGGGGGTGCAGGGGGCGGCGTTGCCGCAGGCGGCCGAGGTGACGATCGAGCGGACGGACGGCACCCTTTACCGGCAGATGTTCCTGGTGGGGACGGGTTATGCGCCCGCAAGGCAGGTGGCCGGTGCGTGA